The proteins below are encoded in one region of Methanofollis aquaemaris:
- a CDS encoding PAS domain S-box protein: MAPLSVLYIDDDPGLLEIGKIFLERSGELTVTTCECPLEASEILSGKHVDAIISDHLMPGMDGIRLLRHLRQHGTMTPFIMFTGKGCEEVAIDALNSGADFYIRKEGSPEQQFAEIGNTIKRAVAGRRAEETFKKNEELYQWLSGNAPPEIVENLNEVFYVLDKNATVTYVSPNIESIGGYPASAVIGRSYVDLVHPDDRTGRLLQFGSSLAGSNEATEYRFLKADGSATWVKTAARPILREGRLIGIQGILTDITSLKTMEEALRESEEQYRDLAVNAPIGILTCDIEGCITYINRCGLDLLGAPGEEEAPAVNLLKYPPLVQNGFSGLLRKAMESGVSIPPLDGEYCSSWEKKAHYRVHISPIANQETVTGARIILDNISEQKRSEIALNNANKKLQLLSEITRHDILNQIMVVQGFLQFAEKMSVDAVQAGHLGKVKGAAEAIRRQIEFTREYERLGVKEPAWLSLGGLIEKIVDAPIPIRCDRPDVSIYADPMVERVFSNLMDNTIRHAQGATAVHVRCSKTGSGLLILWEDDGPGVPEDQKERIFERGCGKNSGFGLFLAREILEITGIGITEAGRPGRGARFEILVPEGGYRFI; this comes from the coding sequence ATGGCACCGCTCTCCGTCCTCTACATCGACGACGATCCGGGTCTCCTTGAGATAGGCAAGATCTTCCTTGAGCGGAGCGGGGAGCTTACCGTCACCACCTGCGAATGCCCGCTGGAGGCGAGCGAGATCCTCTCCGGGAAACACGTTGACGCCATCATCTCCGACCACCTGATGCCCGGGATGGACGGGATCCGGCTCCTCCGGCACCTCAGGCAGCATGGCACCATGACACCTTTCATCATGTTCACCGGGAAAGGGTGCGAAGAGGTTGCCATCGACGCATTGAACAGCGGCGCTGACTTCTACATCAGGAAAGAAGGGAGCCCCGAGCAACAGTTTGCCGAGATCGGCAATACGATCAAGCGTGCTGTCGCCGGGAGACGAGCAGAAGAGACATTCAAAAAGAACGAAGAATTGTATCAGTGGCTATCCGGGAATGCACCTCCCGAGATCGTTGAGAACCTCAACGAGGTATTCTATGTCCTGGATAAAAACGCCACAGTTACCTATGTCTCCCCGAATATCGAGTCTATAGGCGGCTATCCTGCTTCCGCGGTGATCGGGAGGTCCTATGTCGACCTCGTCCACCCCGACGACAGGACCGGACGGCTTCTGCAGTTCGGTTCAAGCCTCGCCGGAAGCAACGAAGCGACCGAATATCGCTTTCTCAAAGCGGACGGCAGTGCGACCTGGGTGAAGACGGCTGCCCGTCCGATACTCAGGGAAGGCCGTTTAATCGGTATTCAGGGTATTCTTACGGATATCACCAGCCTGAAAACGATGGAAGAAGCGTTGCGGGAGAGCGAGGAGCAGTACCGTGACCTTGCAGTGAATGCGCCGATCGGTATCCTCACCTGCGACATCGAAGGATGCATCACCTACATCAACCGGTGTGGTCTGGATCTCCTCGGGGCGCCCGGAGAGGAGGAGGCTCCCGCCGTCAACCTCCTGAAGTATCCCCCTCTGGTCCAGAACGGATTCTCAGGGCTACTTCGAAAAGCCATGGAGTCGGGGGTGTCCATCCCCCCCCTCGATGGAGAATATTGCAGCAGTTGGGAAAAAAAAGCCCACTACAGGGTACATATCTCGCCGATCGCCAATCAGGAAACCGTCACCGGTGCCCGGATCATCCTGGACAATATATCAGAGCAGAAAAGATCTGAGATCGCTCTCAATAACGCAAACAAGAAACTCCAGCTCCTCTCGGAGATCACCCGCCACGATATCCTGAACCAGATCATGGTGGTCCAGGGATTCCTGCAATTTGCAGAGAAGATGAGTGTCGATGCCGTTCAGGCGGGCCACCTCGGGAAAGTGAAGGGTGCGGCGGAAGCCATCAGGCGTCAGATCGAGTTCACCCGCGAGTATGAACGACTGGGCGTGAAAGAACCTGCCTGGCTCTCCCTGGGCGGTCTGATAGAAAAGATCGTCGATGCGCCGATCCCCATCAGGTGCGACCGTCCCGACGTCTCGATCTATGCCGATCCGATGGTCGAACGGGTCTTTTCGAACCTGATGGACAACACCATCCGCCATGCCCAAGGAGCAACCGCCGTGCATGTCAGGTGTTCGAAGACCGGATCCGGCCTCCTGATCCTCTGGGAAGACGATGGTCCGGGTGTCCCGGAGGACCAGAAAGAGCGGATCTTCGAGCGCGGCTGTGGGAAGAACAGCGGTTTTGGCCTCTTCCTTGCACGGGAGATCCTCGAGATCACCGGGATCGGCATCACCGAGGCGGGTCGGCCCGGCAGAGGGGCGAGGTTCGAGATCCTGGTGCCTGAAGGCGGGTACAGGTTCATATGA
- a CDS encoding prenyltransferase produces MSTLTDPASGMIALNGHDRWFITFMANISCFIPCYGYPVDQRLNTSSRFSNGDFRNLESRVKSSQTINPGLFRSRRWLFREDPDIIESIDSENINAARTTEGVRGEKCEGVNIRQINRAKTDRWYGNVCGDIRFMIRSREYDHDDKKTVTPPAGGDGFDFRTFRHILRIEGLIPFTGCAILIGFAAALWEVGFSGADWRLFGIAVVAVLLVHIDAHIWNDIMDLEVDRREKSRETKRDRPLVYGWATVGDYRKMSAIITVLVVVLTAYLTMQRMLIPLLFIIGFFFDYGYNHPRIALGHQPYTEWYIFPWLVVGVTVTIVYAATGIFSLLAFILSLLHGLTVTCFAVSMMRRDVHSDRLGGKKTSSVVYPEIPHATVYGIVTLLVSVLMFYPLVLILGSTEFAYLLILSTAVIAAMNTVCGARIDQLCTRALYSVYPDFESKANKVMLQQVGASMVHAVAITVIVLTFGRIV; encoded by the coding sequence GTGAGCACACTCACCGATCCGGCATCCGGGATGATTGCTCTGAACGGCCACGACAGATGGTTCATCACATTCATGGCCAATATTTCGTGTTTCATTCCGTGCTATGGGTATCCGGTCGACCAACGACTCAATACATCATCCAGGTTCTCGAACGGGGATTTCAGGAATCTTGAATCCCGCGTGAAATCCTCACAGACGATAAATCCCGGTTTGTTTCGATCACGGCGCTGGTTGTTTCGGGAGGATCCTGACATCATCGAGAGTATCGACAGCGAAAATATTAATGCCGCCCGGACCACTGAAGGCGTTCGAGGCGAAAAGTGCGAAGGAGTGAATATCCGCCAGATTAACAGAGCGAAGACAGATCGTTGGTATGGAAATGTGTGCGGTGATATCCGTTTCATGATACGGTCCAGAGAGTACGATCATGATGACAAAAAAACTGTGACGCCTCCTGCTGGAGGAGATGGCTTCGACTTTCGCACATTCCGGCACATCCTGCGGATCGAGGGGCTCATTCCTTTTACCGGGTGTGCAATTCTCATCGGGTTTGCCGCGGCGCTCTGGGAAGTCGGTTTTTCAGGCGCGGACTGGCGCTTATTTGGTATCGCGGTTGTCGCAGTTCTTCTCGTCCACATCGATGCCCATATCTGGAATGATATCATGGACCTCGAGGTCGACCGGCGTGAAAAGAGCAGGGAAACGAAACGTGACCGGCCCCTCGTCTATGGGTGGGCTACTGTCGGCGATTACAGGAAGATGTCCGCGATTATCACGGTCCTGGTGGTGGTCCTCACCGCATACCTGACGATGCAGCGGATGTTGATCCCGCTCCTGTTTATCATCGGATTTTTTTTCGATTATGGCTATAACCATCCCCGCATCGCGCTGGGGCACCAGCCCTATACCGAATGGTACATTTTTCCCTGGCTGGTCGTCGGCGTGACGGTGACGATCGTTTATGCCGCGACCGGCATATTCTCTCTCCTGGCCTTCATCCTGTCGCTCCTGCACGGCCTGACGGTGACCTGTTTCGCGGTATCGATGATGCGTCGGGACGTACATTCCGACCGGTTGGGGGGGAAAAAGACATCTTCCGTCGTGTATCCGGAGATCCCGCACGCCACGGTGTACGGCATCGTTACCCTGCTCGTGTCCGTCCTGATGTTCTACCCTCTTGTTCTCATTCTCGGCAGTACGGAGTTTGCATATCTTCTTATCCTCTCAACAGCCGTTATCGCAGCGATGAACACGGTTTGCGGGGCAAGAATTGATCAGCTGTGCACCCGCGCGTTGTACTCCGTCTATCCTGATTTCGAGTCGAAAGCCAACAAGGTAATGCTGCAGCAGGTGGGAGCATCGATGGTCCATGCCGTGGCGATCACCGTGATCGTACTGACGTTTGGGAGGATTGTATGA
- a CDS encoding DUF4062 domain-containing protein, giving the protein MESSKKLTVMVSSTVYGIEELLDRIYTLLTAFGYEVWMSHKGTMPVFSNRSAFDNCIAGVTNCDLFLGLITPHYGSGKDEDGLSITHQELRKAIELNKPRWLLAHDNVVFARSLLNHLGYNGEDGRRQLSLRKNQILDDLRVIDMYEEAILSQKPLQDRQGNWVQKFRSDDDAALFAMAQFSRYQEVEAFVHENLRDSARISQIIYDKGEHP; this is encoded by the coding sequence ATGGAGAGCAGTAAAAAACTCACGGTCATGGTTTCATCCACGGTCTATGGCATTGAGGAACTCCTGGACCGGATATACACACTCTTAACGGCATTCGGTTATGAAGTCTGGATGTCGCACAAGGGAACCATGCCGGTCTTTTCAAACCGTTCCGCTTTTGATAACTGCATCGCGGGGGTAACGAACTGCGACCTCTTTCTCGGGCTGATCACTCCTCATTACGGCAGCGGGAAAGATGAGGACGGACTCTCCATCACTCATCAGGAACTGAGAAAAGCCATTGAACTTAACAAGCCCCGTTGGCTTCTAGCCCATGATAATGTGGTTTTTGCCAGATCGCTCCTGAACCATCTCGGGTATAACGGAGAGGACGGTCGAAGACAACTTTCACTGAGAAAAAATCAGATCCTGGATGATCTCCGTGTCATCGACATGTATGAAGAAGCCATTCTCTCCCAGAAACCCCTGCAAGACCGGCAGGGCAACTGGGTTCAAAAATTTCGTTCCGATGATGACGCTGCTCTTTTTGCCATGGCACAGTTCTCTCGCTATCAGGAAGTCGAGGCGTTCGTGCATGAAAACTTACGTGACAGTGCACGTATTTCTCAAATCATCTATGATAAGGGGGAGCATCCATGA
- a CDS encoding geranylgeranyl reductase family protein, with protein sequence MNIAIAGAGIAGGYLAGLLEQRGISPDVYDGRGHASRCTCRSCGWGAPTGIGPYLADVGLDLDDYLIEPMSPMDFDGLVATTPLCTVHKPRLLQDLTKSVRLKRQDLVPEKAEDYDIVVDATGINRALLPPCRSDLTLPTLQHRVIVESRGSERLGAGVYGNRIPGLGYLWIFPLGHDHYHIGIGGIGLLRHDSLLERFYRDASGQFSFTRQCCCHGLVRVASPYYSTPFSVRKTRSDGSPQVIIGVGESIGTVSPFTGEGIVYSLECARLLADSWPDPEDYTGSVLARFAWMKKERETLDYLLSPEGKSGPRLRDRWRFFCNARRSGIGLPMLEAFKRMGSLSQWVEGPDV encoded by the coding sequence ATGAACATTGCGATTGCAGGTGCCGGCATCGCCGGCGGGTATCTGGCCGGGCTTCTCGAACAGAGAGGGATCTCGCCGGATGTCTATGATGGCCGGGGACATGCCAGCCGCTGTACATGCCGTTCGTGCGGGTGGGGTGCGCCGACGGGTATCGGACCGTACCTCGCCGATGTCGGCCTCGACCTGGACGACTACCTCATCGAACCCATGTCCCCGATGGATTTTGACGGCCTTGTGGCCACGACGCCCCTTTGCACCGTACATAAACCCCGGCTTCTCCAGGATCTCACGAAATCCGTCCGATTGAAGCGGCAGGACCTGGTGCCGGAGAAGGCGGAGGATTATGATATCGTGGTGGATGCGACCGGGATCAACCGGGCTCTCCTTCCTCCCTGCAGGTCCGACCTGACGCTCCCGACGCTGCAGCACCGGGTAATCGTGGAATCCAGAGGGAGCGAGCGCCTTGGAGCGGGGGTGTACGGGAACCGGATACCAGGACTTGGGTACCTGTGGATCTTTCCGCTCGGACACGATCACTATCACATCGGCATTGGCGGTATCGGCCTCCTCCGGCACGATAGCCTTCTGGAACGGTTTTATCGGGATGCGTCCGGGCAGTTTTCATTCACCAGGCAGTGCTGCTGTCATGGTCTCGTCCGGGTCGCGTCTCCGTATTACTCGACGCCCTTCTCTGTCAGAAAGACGCGGAGCGACGGTTCGCCCCAGGTGATCATTGGCGTCGGCGAATCGATAGGGACCGTATCGCCGTTCACGGGAGAAGGAATTGTTTATTCTCTGGAATGTGCAAGACTTCTGGCGGATTCCTGGCCGGACCCTGAGGACTATACCGGATCGGTGCTGGCCCGGTTTGCCTGGATGAAAAAAGAGCGGGAAACGCTCGATTATCTTCTCTCACCCGAAGGAAAGAGCGGGCCGAGGCTGCGGGATCGATGGAGGTTTTTTTGCAATGCTCGTCGTTCCGGGATCGGACTTCCCATGCTGGAGGCTTTCAAGCGGATGGGCAGCCTTTCGCAATGGGTGGAGGGCCCGGATGTATAA
- a CDS encoding Fic family protein translates to MSAGKNRTRSSDQILRPLLDAGPVKMTIPEKPGSGKQRYRATEGDHASISRERGQFDTDGCIFLKSALFSPIPNYE, encoded by the coding sequence TTGTCGGCAGGGAAAAACCGCACCAGGTCCAGTGACCAGATCCTCAGGCCCCTGCTCGATGCCGGCCCTGTCAAGATGACCATCCCCGAGAAACCAGGAAGCGGCAAACAGAGATACCGGGCCACGGAGGGTGATCACGCGAGTATTTCCCGCGAACGAGGGCAATTCGACACGGACGGATGTATCTTCCTGAAATCCGCCCTTTTCTCCCCCATCCCGAACTACGAATGA
- the rsgA gene encoding ribosome small subunit-dependent GTPase A gives MNQSTSRCGEQHSHTLEDLGWAEEHDAAFSKYTGPYVPGRVACRQKTVWDVLVDGGSITAGISGALRKLGRFPAVGDFVVLLDQPEAGTSTIVDILPRKTLFARGASGRESTDQVIAANIDTVFIVTAAGHDLNVRRIERFLAIAHSSGARPVIVINKSDLADDPASLADGIASVSPGIPVIPISAASGEGVDRLDPYLPPGTTVALIGSSGVGKSTLINRLMGCPVQETSHTRDYDEKGRHTTTVRQLFVLEGGALMIDNPGLREVGIGTAAAGIAGTFPDILELAEGCRFSDCRHEQEPGCVVQAAVRDGALSAARLENFHRLMRELEFERDKAEIGLVRLEKKRWKEIGKSARDIWKIKGK, from the coding sequence ATGAACCAGTCCACATCCCGGTGCGGAGAGCAGCACTCCCATACGCTTGAAGACCTTGGCTGGGCGGAGGAGCACGATGCGGCATTCTCAAAGTACACCGGGCCGTATGTGCCGGGCCGCGTGGCCTGCCGGCAGAAGACCGTGTGGGACGTTCTCGTCGACGGTGGGTCCATCACAGCGGGGATCTCCGGAGCTCTGCGGAAACTCGGCCGCTTTCCAGCGGTTGGAGATTTCGTCGTATTGCTCGATCAGCCGGAGGCCGGCACCTCGACGATCGTTGATATCCTCCCGCGCAAGACTCTCTTTGCACGGGGGGCATCGGGGCGTGAAAGCACCGACCAGGTCATTGCGGCGAATATCGATACGGTCTTTATCGTCACGGCCGCCGGCCATGACCTCAACGTCCGCCGGATAGAACGCTTTCTCGCGATCGCCCACTCATCGGGTGCCCGCCCCGTTATCGTCATCAATAAATCCGATCTGGCGGACGACCCCGCATCGCTCGCCGACGGGATCGCTTCGGTCTCTCCCGGTATACCGGTCATTCCAATCAGCGCCGCGAGCGGAGAGGGTGTCGACCGGCTTGACCCGTACCTCCCGCCGGGAACAACGGTCGCTCTCATTGGTTCGTCTGGCGTCGGCAAGTCCACCCTGATCAACCGGCTCATGGGCTGTCCGGTGCAGGAGACCTCGCATACCCGGGACTATGACGAGAAAGGGCGGCACACCACGACCGTCCGCCAGCTCTTCGTCCTGGAAGGCGGGGCGCTCATGATAGACAACCCCGGCCTGAGGGAGGTCGGCATCGGTACGGCAGCTGCCGGTATTGCTGGTACATTCCCCGATATTCTCGAACTGGCGGAGGGCTGCCGGTTCTCGGACTGCCGGCACGAACAGGAGCCGGGCTGTGTGGTGCAGGCGGCCGTGAGGGACGGAGCCCTCTCTGCAGCACGGCTGGAGAATTTTCACCGGCTCATGCGAGAACTCGAATTCGAACGGGATAAAGCGGAGATCGGGCTGGTGAGGCTTGAGAAGAAACGCTGGAAAGAAATCGGAAAATCTGCCCGAGATATCTGGAAGATAAAAGGGAAGTAA
- a CDS encoding Fic family protein yields the protein MKIENIREVLLLGDDQSIEVLSRCLDLEHIGTTVCGFLNTSGGSIVCGVDDKGNIIGIDDAENAARDLERGLLHGLSPTALVSVQVYRVEEETLLVVEVPAGKDLPYAFENVIYLHEGQTTRRADVETIRDMVLRKQVEPERWERRFSSADMKIDLDGDEIRSAIHAVNKSSRFQFRDGDNTVMVLEDLAVCRYGRLTNGGDVLFGTNPAMRNPQVRVRAACFTADRTDDTYRDMKSFEGPLVPVLENVFRFIQRNTPTISRFGKGNLERRDDSLYPVAAIREGLVNAFVHRDYSNFSGGIAVSIYPDRLEIWNSGTFPEGVTPDDLSTGHISVLRNPDIAHVLYLRGLMEKMGRGSVMIRKACDENGLPLPRWSEDDRGVTLTFYAPEVTPEVTPEVTPEVTPEVTPEVIRMLRVFEGEMSRKNLQDILGLKDNEHFRKTYLLPAIHDNLIEMTIPAKPKSSRQKYRLTEKGRALIGEDRS from the coding sequence ATGAAAATAGAGAATATCAGAGAGGTTCTGCTGCTTGGAGATGACCAGAGCATTGAGGTTTTATCCCGGTGCCTGGATCTAGAACACATCGGCACAACAGTCTGTGGTTTTCTCAATACGTCCGGGGGGTCTATTGTATGTGGGGTGGACGATAAGGGGAACATTATCGGCATCGATGACGCCGAGAATGCGGCGAGGGATCTTGAACGTGGACTGTTACATGGTCTTTCTCCTACGGCGCTGGTTTCTGTTCAGGTATATAGAGTTGAAGAGGAGACCTTGCTGGTTGTCGAGGTGCCGGCCGGCAAGGATCTGCCGTACGCATTTGAGAATGTGATTTATCTTCATGAAGGTCAGACCACCCGAAGAGCAGATGTCGAAACGATCCGCGACATGGTGCTCCGCAAACAGGTTGAACCAGAGAGATGGGAACGGCGTTTTTCTTCCGCCGACATGAAAATCGATCTGGACGGAGATGAAATTCGTTCCGCGATCCATGCCGTGAATAAGTCTTCTCGATTTCAGTTTCGAGATGGTGACAATACGGTCATGGTTCTTGAAGACCTTGCAGTGTGCCGATATGGCCGCCTGACCAATGGCGGCGATGTACTCTTTGGAACCAATCCCGCGATGCGTAACCCCCAGGTCAGGGTACGTGCCGCCTGTTTTACGGCAGACAGGACCGACGACACCTACAGAGATATGAAGTCCTTTGAGGGGCCTCTGGTCCCGGTTTTAGAGAATGTATTCCGTTTTATTCAACGAAACACTCCCACAATATCGCGTTTTGGGAAAGGCAATCTGGAACGCCGGGACGACTCCCTCTATCCGGTGGCGGCGATCAGGGAGGGGTTGGTGAACGCCTTCGTCCACCGGGACTATAGTAATTTTTCCGGAGGGATTGCTGTTTCCATCTATCCCGACCGCCTGGAGATCTGGAACTCCGGTACATTCCCTGAAGGGGTAACCCCTGATGACCTATCGACCGGTCACATCTCGGTGCTGCGTAACCCTGACATTGCCCATGTACTTTATCTGCGGGGGTTGATGGAGAAGATGGGCCGTGGGAGCGTGATGATCAGGAAGGCCTGTGATGAAAACGGTTTACCTCTGCCGCGGTGGTCGGAGGATGACCGCGGGGTCACTCTTACTTTCTATGCCCCGGAAGTCACCCCGGAAGTCACCCCGGAAGTCACCCCGGAAGTCACCCCGGAAGTCACCCCGGAAGTCATACGGATGCTCAGGGTCTTTGAAGGAGAGATGTCTCGGAAGAACCTCCAGGATATTCTCGGTCTGAAAGACAATGAACACTTCAGGAAAACCTATCTGCTGCCAGCAATCCACGACAATCTGATTGAAATGACGATCCCGGCCAAACCTAAGAGCAGCAGGCAGAAATATCGCCTCACTGAGAAAGGACGTGCTCTGATAGGAGAAGATCGTTCATGA